Proteins found in one Triticum aestivum cultivar Chinese Spring chromosome 4D, IWGSC CS RefSeq v2.1, whole genome shotgun sequence genomic segment:
- the LOC123096206 gene encoding ABC transporter C family member 10 isoform X3 — MLQKGHSVFWVLRIAQGKEAFKNEGVVIALGLLLSKCLESLAQRQWYFQTRRVGIQVRSLLSAAIYRKQQKLSCFASIKHSSGEITNYLIVDAYRVGEFPFWFHRTWTTGLQLGIALAVLYDAVGPATIASVLVIMLSVLLNAPLARQQQYFQKKLMEAQDMRLKAMSESLVNMKVLKLYAWEAHFKSVIEHLRELELKWLSAFQLGKAYTSVVFWASPALVSAATFIACYFLGVPLNPSNVFTFVAALRLVQDPINHIPNVIGSVIQARVAFSRISSFLGESELPKDQISMEHCVCSQYPIVFKSGCFSWDSSGNSNLRNISLEVKAGTKVAICGEVGSGKSTLLGAILGEVPRTEGMSHVCGKIAYVQDAWIQTGTLQENILFGSNMDKRRYENTLRRCSLVYDLESLPFGDRTQIGERGVNLSGGQKQRVQLARALYHDADIYLLDDPFSCVDAHTAASLLNEYVMGALSEKTVLLVTHQVEFLHAFDSVVLMSHGQIMHASSYQELLVSSKQSQDLVKAHEVSTDIPNVKKRAYNVGKQFERDAGVIHGMAKESIKSSASDQLIKTEEREIGDTGLKPYLMYLGQNKGYIYASLVAITNIIFASGQIFQNSWLAANVQNSCVSKLNLVLVYTAIGFGSIIFLLSRALLVVDPGLWTSRPLFAQLLSALFCAPMSFYHSTPLGRILSRVSSDLSIIDLDLPFTVSFSICATLNAYINLSVLCFFTWQILLVAAPVIIMAVKLQRYYLASSKELMRINGTTKSLVANHLGESIAGAVTIRAFKQEDRFFAKSLELIDNNASPSFHCFAATEWLTQRLEIMGAAILSSSALVITLLPSGTYSPGAVGMLLSYGLSLNMLFLFSIQNQCSLANQIISVERLSQYMGIVSEAPYIMKQN, encoded by the exons ATGCTACAAAAGGGACATTCTGTTTTCTGGGTTCTTCGCATTGCTCAAG GAAAAGAAGCTTTCAAGAATGAAGGTGTTGTGATAGCTCTTGGACTTCTTCTGTCTAAATGCTTGGAGTCATTAGCCCAAAGACAGTGGTATTTTCAAACACGGAGGGTGGGAATCCAAGTGAGGTCACTCTTGTCTGCTGCTATTTACCGAAAGCAACAGAAATTATCATGCTTTGCCAGTATAAAACATTCTTCTGGAGAGATAACGAACTATCTCATAGTAGATGCATACAGGGTCGGGGAGTTTCCTTTCTggttccatcggacatggactactGGCCTCCAACTCGGCATTGCCTTGGCAGTACTATACGACGCAGTTGGTCCTGCAACAATAGCGTCTGTGCTTGTTATAATGCTTAGTGTTCTACTGAATGCCCCTCTGGCCAGGCAACAACAATATTTCCAGAAGAAACTCATGGAAGCTCAAGACATGAGGTTGAAAGCTATGTCCGAGTCTCTTGTGAACATGAAGGTCCTGAAGCTTTATGCATGGGAGGCCCACTTCAAGAGTGTTATCGAACATCTTAGGGAGTTGGAGCTAAAATGGTTGTCAGCATTCCAGCTAGGAAAAGCATATACTAGTGTTGTCTTCTGGGCATCACCTGCACTTGTTTCAGCGGCAACATTTATCGCATGCTATTTTCTGGGAGTCCCACTTAATCCTAGCAATGTATTCACCTTTGTAGCTGCACTGCGCCTTGTTCAGGACCCTATCAATCATATTCCAAACGTTATTGGCTCTGTAATTCAAGCAAGGGTTGCATTCTCTCGGATAAGCAGTTTTCTTGGTGAATCTGAGCTGCCAAAGGATCAAATTTCGATGGAGCATTGTGTGTGTAGTCAGTATCCTATAGTATTCAAATCTGGCTGTTTCTCATGGGACAGCTCAGGAAATTCAAATCTGAGGAATATTAGTTTGGAGGTGAAAGCAGGAACGAAGGTAGCAATCTGTGGCGAGGTTGGCTCAGGAAAATCCACTCTTTTGGGAGCTATTCTGGGAGAGGTCCCAAGGACAGAAGGAATG AGTCATGTTTGTGGGAAAATTGCATATGTTCAGGATGCATGGATTCAAACAGGAACTTTGCAGGAGAACATACTTTTTGGGTCTAACATGGACAAGCGAAGATATGAAAACACTCTCCGGCGGTGTTCTTTGGTGTATGACCTTGAAAGCTTGCCTTTTGGTGACCGTACTCAAATTGGGGAAAGAGGAGTTAATCTTAGTGGAGGACAGAAGCAACGTGTCCAATTAGCTCGCGCATTGTATCATGATGCAGATATATATCTTTTGGATGATCCTTTCAGCTGCGTTGATGCACATACTGCTGCAAGTCTTTTAAAT GAATATGTGATGGGAGCTTTATCTGAAAAGACAGTTCTGTTAGTAACCCACCAAGTGGAGTTCCTACACGCATTTGATTCTGTTGTC TTAATGTCCCATGGACAGATCATGCATGCTAGTTCATACCAAGAACTGCTAGTGTCTTCCAAACAATCTCAGGACCTTGTGAAAGCACATGAAGTCAGTACAGACATTCCTAATGTTAAAAAAAGGGCTTATAATGTAGGCAAGCAGTTTGAAAGGGACGCCGGTGTTATTCACGGTATGGCAAAAGAATCcatcaagtcatcagcatctgatCAACTAATTAAAACAGAGGAGAGAGAAATTGGCGACACTGGACTGAAGCCTTATTTAATGTATTTGGGCCAGAACAAGGGCTACATATATGCTAGTCTTGTTGCTATTACTAACATTATTTTTGCATCTGGGCAAATATTTCAGAACTCATGGCTTGCTGCTAATGTTCAAAATTCCTGTGTAAGCAAATTGAACCTTGTTCTGGTGTATACAGCCATTGGATTTGGTTCAATCATTTTCTTGCTATCTAGAGCTCTGTTAGTAGTTGATCCTGGTCTCTGGACATCAAGACCTCTATTTGCCCAACTACTTAGTGCCCTATTCTGTGCACCCATGTCTTTCTACCATTCCACTCCACTTGGAAGGATACTTAGCCGT GTATCATCTGATTTAAGCATCATCGATCTTGATCTTCCATTTACAGTGTCCTTCAGTATTTGTGCCACACTAAATGCATATATCAATTTGAGTGTTTTGTGCTTCTTTACCTGGCAAATTTTGCTTGTTGCTGCACCTGTTATCATCATGGCTGTCAAATTGCAG AGATACTACTTAGCCTCCTCAAAGGAATTGATGAGGATCAATGGCACTACAAAATCTCTAGTGGCCAATCATCTTGGAGAATCGATTGCAGGAGCAGTTACAATAAGAGCCTTTAAGCAAGAAGATCGTTTTTTTGCTAAAAGTTTGGAGCTTATCGACAATAATGCAAGCCCATCTTTCCACTGCTTTGCTGCAACTGAATGGTTGACTCAACGTTTGGAGATAATGGGTGCTGCTATTCTTTCCTCGTCCGCACTTGTTATTACTCTTCTTCCTTCAGGAACTTATAGCCCTG GTGCTGTAGGGATGTTGCTCTCTTATGGTCTGTCACTTAATATGTTATTCCTGTTCTCTATACAAAATCAATGTTCTCTTGCAAATCAAATAATCTCTGTTGAAAGGTTGAGCCAATACATGGGTATTGTAAGTGAGGCACCATATATCATGAAACAGAATTAA
- the LOC123096206 gene encoding ABC transporter C family member 10 isoform X1 has translation MTCRACCPAPPARCRQPGRGTLVLPAASHFVSGIRCHQYPKSSPRLTFAHAAKHTFRLASTEARRLKVRPPFLHWTSVRTRKISSCFAYKATGLHNSLNNDAIQDEFDSERSASPFSVAGFFSRMSFWWINPLMKKGYRKPLEEKDIPALDVADQAGTQYSMFVDKINAKQSSLFWVIVSCYKRDILFSGFFALLKVLTLSSGPLLVKEFINVSSGKEAFKNEGVVIALGLLLSKCLESLAQRQWYFQTRRVGIQVRSLLSAAIYRKQQKLSCFASIKHSSGEITNYLIVDAYRVGEFPFWFHRTWTTGLQLGIALAVLYDAVGPATIASVLVIMLSVLLNAPLARQQQYFQKKLMEAQDMRLKAMSESLVNMKVLKLYAWEAHFKSVIEHLRELELKWLSAFQLGKAYTSVVFWASPALVSAATFIACYFLGVPLNPSNVFTFVAALRLVQDPINHIPNVIGSVIQARVAFSRISSFLGESELPKDQISMEHCVCSQYPIVFKSGCFSWDSSGNSNLRNISLEVKAGTKVAICGEVGSGKSTLLGAILGEVPRTEGMSHVCGKIAYVQDAWIQTGTLQENILFGSNMDKRRYENTLRRCSLVYDLESLPFGDRTQIGERGVNLSGGQKQRVQLARALYHDADIYLLDDPFSCVDAHTAASLLNEYVMGALSEKTVLLVTHQVEFLHAFDSVVLMSHGQIMHASSYQELLVSSKQSQDLVKAHEVSTDIPNVKKRAYNVGKQFERDAGVIHGMAKESIKSSASDQLIKTEEREIGDTGLKPYLMYLGQNKGYIYASLVAITNIIFASGQIFQNSWLAANVQNSCVSKLNLVLVYTAIGFGSIIFLLSRALLVVDPGLWTSRPLFAQLLSALFCAPMSFYHSTPLGRILSRVSSDLSIIDLDLPFTVSFSICATLNAYINLSVLCFFTWQILLVAAPVIIMAVKLQRYYLASSKELMRINGTTKSLVANHLGESIAGAVTIRAFKQEDRFFAKSLELIDNNASPSFHCFAATEWLTQRLEIMGAAILSSSALVITLLPSGTYSPGAVGMLLSYGLSLNMLFLFSIQNQCSLANQIISVERLSQYMGIVSEAPYIMKQN, from the exons ATGACATGCCGAGCGTGCTGTCCCGCTCCCCCGGCAAGGTGCCGGCAGCCGGGCCGCGGCACCCTTGTTCTCCCGGCGGCTTCCCACTTCGTCTCTGGGATTCGCTGCCACCAGTACCCAAAAAGCTCTCCTCGCCTCACCTTTGCCCACGCTGCCAAACACACCTTCAGGCTTGCTTCCACTGAGGCACGCCGCCTCAAGGTTCGTCCACCTTTCCTCCACTGGACTAGCGTGCGGACTCGGAAGATTTCTTCATGTTTCG CCTACAAAGCAACTGGTTTGCACAACTCGCTAAACAATGACGCTATTCAGGATGAATTTGATTCTGAGAGATCGGCGTCTCCTTTCTCGGTTGCTGGATTTTTTAGCAGGATGTCATTCTGGTGGATAAATCCCTTGATGAAGAAGGGTTACAGAAAGCCTCTTGAAGAGAAAGACATACCTGCGTTGGATGTTGCAGATCAAGCAGGCACTCAGTACTCAATGTTTGTGGACAAAATCAATGCTAAGCAATCATCTCTTTTCTGGGTAATAGTGTCATGCTACAAAAGGGACATTCTGTTTTCTGGGTTCTTCGCATTGCTCAAGGTACTCACTCTATCTTCTGGTCCGTTGCTCGTAAAGGAATTTATTAATGTATCCTCAGGAAAAGAAGCTTTCAAGAATGAAGGTGTTGTGATAGCTCTTGGACTTCTTCTGTCTAAATGCTTGGAGTCATTAGCCCAAAGACAGTGGTATTTTCAAACACGGAGGGTGGGAATCCAAGTGAGGTCACTCTTGTCTGCTGCTATTTACCGAAAGCAACAGAAATTATCATGCTTTGCCAGTATAAAACATTCTTCTGGAGAGATAACGAACTATCTCATAGTAGATGCATACAGGGTCGGGGAGTTTCCTTTCTggttccatcggacatggactactGGCCTCCAACTCGGCATTGCCTTGGCAGTACTATACGACGCAGTTGGTCCTGCAACAATAGCGTCTGTGCTTGTTATAATGCTTAGTGTTCTACTGAATGCCCCTCTGGCCAGGCAACAACAATATTTCCAGAAGAAACTCATGGAAGCTCAAGACATGAGGTTGAAAGCTATGTCCGAGTCTCTTGTGAACATGAAGGTCCTGAAGCTTTATGCATGGGAGGCCCACTTCAAGAGTGTTATCGAACATCTTAGGGAGTTGGAGCTAAAATGGTTGTCAGCATTCCAGCTAGGAAAAGCATATACTAGTGTTGTCTTCTGGGCATCACCTGCACTTGTTTCAGCGGCAACATTTATCGCATGCTATTTTCTGGGAGTCCCACTTAATCCTAGCAATGTATTCACCTTTGTAGCTGCACTGCGCCTTGTTCAGGACCCTATCAATCATATTCCAAACGTTATTGGCTCTGTAATTCAAGCAAGGGTTGCATTCTCTCGGATAAGCAGTTTTCTTGGTGAATCTGAGCTGCCAAAGGATCAAATTTCGATGGAGCATTGTGTGTGTAGTCAGTATCCTATAGTATTCAAATCTGGCTGTTTCTCATGGGACAGCTCAGGAAATTCAAATCTGAGGAATATTAGTTTGGAGGTGAAAGCAGGAACGAAGGTAGCAATCTGTGGCGAGGTTGGCTCAGGAAAATCCACTCTTTTGGGAGCTATTCTGGGAGAGGTCCCAAGGACAGAAGGAATG AGTCATGTTTGTGGGAAAATTGCATATGTTCAGGATGCATGGATTCAAACAGGAACTTTGCAGGAGAACATACTTTTTGGGTCTAACATGGACAAGCGAAGATATGAAAACACTCTCCGGCGGTGTTCTTTGGTGTATGACCTTGAAAGCTTGCCTTTTGGTGACCGTACTCAAATTGGGGAAAGAGGAGTTAATCTTAGTGGAGGACAGAAGCAACGTGTCCAATTAGCTCGCGCATTGTATCATGATGCAGATATATATCTTTTGGATGATCCTTTCAGCTGCGTTGATGCACATACTGCTGCAAGTCTTTTAAAT GAATATGTGATGGGAGCTTTATCTGAAAAGACAGTTCTGTTAGTAACCCACCAAGTGGAGTTCCTACACGCATTTGATTCTGTTGTC TTAATGTCCCATGGACAGATCATGCATGCTAGTTCATACCAAGAACTGCTAGTGTCTTCCAAACAATCTCAGGACCTTGTGAAAGCACATGAAGTCAGTACAGACATTCCTAATGTTAAAAAAAGGGCTTATAATGTAGGCAAGCAGTTTGAAAGGGACGCCGGTGTTATTCACGGTATGGCAAAAGAATCcatcaagtcatcagcatctgatCAACTAATTAAAACAGAGGAGAGAGAAATTGGCGACACTGGACTGAAGCCTTATTTAATGTATTTGGGCCAGAACAAGGGCTACATATATGCTAGTCTTGTTGCTATTACTAACATTATTTTTGCATCTGGGCAAATATTTCAGAACTCATGGCTTGCTGCTAATGTTCAAAATTCCTGTGTAAGCAAATTGAACCTTGTTCTGGTGTATACAGCCATTGGATTTGGTTCAATCATTTTCTTGCTATCTAGAGCTCTGTTAGTAGTTGATCCTGGTCTCTGGACATCAAGACCTCTATTTGCCCAACTACTTAGTGCCCTATTCTGTGCACCCATGTCTTTCTACCATTCCACTCCACTTGGAAGGATACTTAGCCGT GTATCATCTGATTTAAGCATCATCGATCTTGATCTTCCATTTACAGTGTCCTTCAGTATTTGTGCCACACTAAATGCATATATCAATTTGAGTGTTTTGTGCTTCTTTACCTGGCAAATTTTGCTTGTTGCTGCACCTGTTATCATCATGGCTGTCAAATTGCAG AGATACTACTTAGCCTCCTCAAAGGAATTGATGAGGATCAATGGCACTACAAAATCTCTAGTGGCCAATCATCTTGGAGAATCGATTGCAGGAGCAGTTACAATAAGAGCCTTTAAGCAAGAAGATCGTTTTTTTGCTAAAAGTTTGGAGCTTATCGACAATAATGCAAGCCCATCTTTCCACTGCTTTGCTGCAACTGAATGGTTGACTCAACGTTTGGAGATAATGGGTGCTGCTATTCTTTCCTCGTCCGCACTTGTTATTACTCTTCTTCCTTCAGGAACTTATAGCCCTG GTGCTGTAGGGATGTTGCTCTCTTATGGTCTGTCACTTAATATGTTATTCCTGTTCTCTATACAAAATCAATGTTCTCTTGCAAATCAAATAATCTCTGTTGAAAGGTTGAGCCAATACATGGGTATTGTAAGTGAGGCACCATATATCATGAAACAGAATTAA
- the LOC123096208 gene encoding uncharacterized protein isoform X2 gives MIGGVDAGWDTGMRAVKPSYQSAHVLEPHATPLSLRFSPPRSPAHGRRRSSFSSSLPCHQVTGPSTSPSFSSLSGGRRRRLDLDRVQVSEAGGWVNPGADPVARQHGAADPTRSRRRPRVLVVLCERERSEREPWEETEQRGGRDAAGRRLLRPLLLAVGRRAEPARPSSGRCRGACEERSRSPVVLSSSRRVQPATQPLSFAPCRGEARAPPHWRDGRGHVTNLKANRTATPLAKYFACLAKCKKTIAARQSIKRQRAEKEEKKRNLAEECEYSLLWNTIRREKKRL, from the exons ATGATTGGTGGTGTGGACGCCGGGTGGGATACTGGGATGCGAGCAGTAAAACCTAGCTACCAATCCGCTCACGTCCTCGAGCCCCACGCAACTCCACTTTCTCTTCGTTTCTCTCCTCCTCGATCTCCAGCGCATGGCCGCCGCCGCTCATCCTTCTCCTCTTCTCTCCCGTGCCACCAGGTTACTGGCCCCTCCACCTCGCCTTCCTTCTCTTCGTTGTCCGGTGGCCGTCGGCGGCGCCTGGATCTGGATCGGGTGCAGGTTAGTGAGGCCGGTGGTTGGGTGAATCCGGGCGCGGATCCGGTCGCTAGGCAGCATGGGGCTGCGGATCCGACGAGGTCACGGCGGCGGCCGCGGGTTCTCGTGGTgctctgcgagagagagagaagtgagagagAGCCATGGGAGGAGACGGAACAGAGAGGAGGGAGGGATGCGGCAGGGCGGCGGTTGCTCCGGCCATTATTGTTGGCCGTGGGGAGGCGTGCTGAACCTGCTCGACCCAGTAGCGGCAGGTGCAGAGGCGCGTGCGAGGAGCGCAGTCGGTCGCCCGTCGTTCTTTCTTCGTCAAGAAGGGTGCAGCCTGCTACTCAACCCCTCTCCTTCGCTCCTTGCAGAG GAGAGGCACGGGCGCCACCACACTGGAGAGATGGACGAGGACATGTTACAAATTTGAAGGCAAATAGAACAGCTACTCCACTGGCTAAAT ATTTTGCCTGCTTGGCAAAGTGTAAAAAGACAATAGCTGCTCGGCAAAGTATAAAAAGGCAAAG AGCtgagaaagaagagaagaagaggaatcTAGCAGAGGAATGTGAATATTCTCTCTTGTGGAACACAATAAG GAGAGAAAAAAAGCGTCTTTGA
- the LOC123096208 gene encoding uncharacterized protein isoform X1: protein MIGGVDAGWDTGMRAVKPSYQSAHVLEPHATPLSLRFSPPRSPAHGRRRSSFSSSLPCHQVTGPSTSPSFSSLSGGRRRRLDLDRVQVSEAGGWVNPGADPVARQHGAADPTRSRRRPRVLVVLCERERSEREPWEETEQRGGRDAAGRRLLRPLLLAVGRRAEPARPSSGRCRGACEERSRSPVVLSSSRRVQPATQPLSFAPCRAGEARAPPHWRDGRGHVTNLKANRTATPLAKYFACLAKCKKTIAARQSIKRQRAEKEEKKRNLAEECEYSLLWNTIRREKKRL, encoded by the exons ATGATTGGTGGTGTGGACGCCGGGTGGGATACTGGGATGCGAGCAGTAAAACCTAGCTACCAATCCGCTCACGTCCTCGAGCCCCACGCAACTCCACTTTCTCTTCGTTTCTCTCCTCCTCGATCTCCAGCGCATGGCCGCCGCCGCTCATCCTTCTCCTCTTCTCTCCCGTGCCACCAGGTTACTGGCCCCTCCACCTCGCCTTCCTTCTCTTCGTTGTCCGGTGGCCGTCGGCGGCGCCTGGATCTGGATCGGGTGCAGGTTAGTGAGGCCGGTGGTTGGGTGAATCCGGGCGCGGATCCGGTCGCTAGGCAGCATGGGGCTGCGGATCCGACGAGGTCACGGCGGCGGCCGCGGGTTCTCGTGGTgctctgcgagagagagagaagtgagagagAGCCATGGGAGGAGACGGAACAGAGAGGAGGGAGGGATGCGGCAGGGCGGCGGTTGCTCCGGCCATTATTGTTGGCCGTGGGGAGGCGTGCTGAACCTGCTCGACCCAGTAGCGGCAGGTGCAGAGGCGCGTGCGAGGAGCGCAGTCGGTCGCCCGTCGTTCTTTCTTCGTCAAGAAGGGTGCAGCCTGCTACTCAACCCCTCTCCTTCGCTCCTTGCAGAG CAGGAGAGGCACGGGCGCCACCACACTGGAGAGATGGACGAGGACATGTTACAAATTTGAAGGCAAATAGAACAGCTACTCCACTGGCTAAAT ATTTTGCCTGCTTGGCAAAGTGTAAAAAGACAATAGCTGCTCGGCAAAGTATAAAAAGGCAAAG AGCtgagaaagaagagaagaagaggaatcTAGCAGAGGAATGTGAATATTCTCTCTTGTGGAACACAATAAG GAGAGAAAAAAAGCGTCTTTGA
- the LOC123096206 gene encoding ABC transporter C family member 10 isoform X2: protein MTCRACCPAPPARCRQPGRGTLVLPAASHFVSGIRCHQYPKSSPRLTFAHAAKHTFRLASTEARRLKVRPPFLHWTSVRTRKISSCFAYKATGLHNSLNNDAIQDEFDSERSASPFSVAGFFSRMSFWWINPLMKKGYRKPLEEKDIPALDVADQAGTQYSMFVDKINAKQSSLFWVIVSCYKRDILFSGFFALLKVLTLSSGPLLVKEFINVSSGKEAFKNEGVVIALGLLLSKCLESLAQRQWYFQTRRVGIQVRSLLSAAIYRKQQKLSCFASIKHSSGEITNYLIVDAYRVGEFPFWFHRTWTTGLQLGIALAVLYDAVGPATIASVLVIMLSVLLNAPLARQQQYFQKKLMEAQDMRLKAMSESLVNMKVLKLYAWEAHFKSVIEHLRELELKWLSAFQLGKAYTSVVFWASPALVSAATFIACYFLGVPLNPSNVFTFVAALRLVQDPINHIPNVIGSVIQARVAFSRISSFLGESELPKDQISMEHCVCSQYPIVFKSGCFSWDSSGNSNLRNISLEVKAGTKVAICGEVGSGKSTLLGAILGEVPRTEGMSHVCGKIAYVQDAWIQTGTLQENILFGSNMDKRRYENTLRRCSLVYDLESLPFGDRTQIGERGVNLSGGQKQRVQLARALYHDADIYLLDDPFSCVDAHTAASLLNEYVMGALSEKTVLLVTHQVEFLHAFDSVVLMSHGQIMHASSYQELLVSSKQSQDLVKAHEVSTDIPNVKKRAYNVGKQFERDAGVIHGMAKESIKSSASDQLIKTEEREIGDTGLKPYLMYLGQNKGYIYASLVAITNIIFASGQIFQNSWLAANVQNSCVSKLNLVLVYTAIGFGSIIFLLSRALLVVDPGLWTSRPLFAQLLSALFCAPMSFYHSTPLGRILSRVSSDLSIIDLDLPFTVSFSICATLNAYINLSVLCFFTWQILLVAAPVIIMAVKLQRYYLASSKELMRINGTTKSLVANHLGESIAGAVTIRAFKQEDRFFAKSLELIDNNASPSFHCFAATEWLTQRLEIMGAAILSSSALVITLLPSGTYSPGTRC, encoded by the exons ATGACATGCCGAGCGTGCTGTCCCGCTCCCCCGGCAAGGTGCCGGCAGCCGGGCCGCGGCACCCTTGTTCTCCCGGCGGCTTCCCACTTCGTCTCTGGGATTCGCTGCCACCAGTACCCAAAAAGCTCTCCTCGCCTCACCTTTGCCCACGCTGCCAAACACACCTTCAGGCTTGCTTCCACTGAGGCACGCCGCCTCAAGGTTCGTCCACCTTTCCTCCACTGGACTAGCGTGCGGACTCGGAAGATTTCTTCATGTTTCG CCTACAAAGCAACTGGTTTGCACAACTCGCTAAACAATGACGCTATTCAGGATGAATTTGATTCTGAGAGATCGGCGTCTCCTTTCTCGGTTGCTGGATTTTTTAGCAGGATGTCATTCTGGTGGATAAATCCCTTGATGAAGAAGGGTTACAGAAAGCCTCTTGAAGAGAAAGACATACCTGCGTTGGATGTTGCAGATCAAGCAGGCACTCAGTACTCAATGTTTGTGGACAAAATCAATGCTAAGCAATCATCTCTTTTCTGGGTAATAGTGTCATGCTACAAAAGGGACATTCTGTTTTCTGGGTTCTTCGCATTGCTCAAGGTACTCACTCTATCTTCTGGTCCGTTGCTCGTAAAGGAATTTATTAATGTATCCTCAGGAAAAGAAGCTTTCAAGAATGAAGGTGTTGTGATAGCTCTTGGACTTCTTCTGTCTAAATGCTTGGAGTCATTAGCCCAAAGACAGTGGTATTTTCAAACACGGAGGGTGGGAATCCAAGTGAGGTCACTCTTGTCTGCTGCTATTTACCGAAAGCAACAGAAATTATCATGCTTTGCCAGTATAAAACATTCTTCTGGAGAGATAACGAACTATCTCATAGTAGATGCATACAGGGTCGGGGAGTTTCCTTTCTggttccatcggacatggactactGGCCTCCAACTCGGCATTGCCTTGGCAGTACTATACGACGCAGTTGGTCCTGCAACAATAGCGTCTGTGCTTGTTATAATGCTTAGTGTTCTACTGAATGCCCCTCTGGCCAGGCAACAACAATATTTCCAGAAGAAACTCATGGAAGCTCAAGACATGAGGTTGAAAGCTATGTCCGAGTCTCTTGTGAACATGAAGGTCCTGAAGCTTTATGCATGGGAGGCCCACTTCAAGAGTGTTATCGAACATCTTAGGGAGTTGGAGCTAAAATGGTTGTCAGCATTCCAGCTAGGAAAAGCATATACTAGTGTTGTCTTCTGGGCATCACCTGCACTTGTTTCAGCGGCAACATTTATCGCATGCTATTTTCTGGGAGTCCCACTTAATCCTAGCAATGTATTCACCTTTGTAGCTGCACTGCGCCTTGTTCAGGACCCTATCAATCATATTCCAAACGTTATTGGCTCTGTAATTCAAGCAAGGGTTGCATTCTCTCGGATAAGCAGTTTTCTTGGTGAATCTGAGCTGCCAAAGGATCAAATTTCGATGGAGCATTGTGTGTGTAGTCAGTATCCTATAGTATTCAAATCTGGCTGTTTCTCATGGGACAGCTCAGGAAATTCAAATCTGAGGAATATTAGTTTGGAGGTGAAAGCAGGAACGAAGGTAGCAATCTGTGGCGAGGTTGGCTCAGGAAAATCCACTCTTTTGGGAGCTATTCTGGGAGAGGTCCCAAGGACAGAAGGAATG AGTCATGTTTGTGGGAAAATTGCATATGTTCAGGATGCATGGATTCAAACAGGAACTTTGCAGGAGAACATACTTTTTGGGTCTAACATGGACAAGCGAAGATATGAAAACACTCTCCGGCGGTGTTCTTTGGTGTATGACCTTGAAAGCTTGCCTTTTGGTGACCGTACTCAAATTGGGGAAAGAGGAGTTAATCTTAGTGGAGGACAGAAGCAACGTGTCCAATTAGCTCGCGCATTGTATCATGATGCAGATATATATCTTTTGGATGATCCTTTCAGCTGCGTTGATGCACATACTGCTGCAAGTCTTTTAAAT GAATATGTGATGGGAGCTTTATCTGAAAAGACAGTTCTGTTAGTAACCCACCAAGTGGAGTTCCTACACGCATTTGATTCTGTTGTC TTAATGTCCCATGGACAGATCATGCATGCTAGTTCATACCAAGAACTGCTAGTGTCTTCCAAACAATCTCAGGACCTTGTGAAAGCACATGAAGTCAGTACAGACATTCCTAATGTTAAAAAAAGGGCTTATAATGTAGGCAAGCAGTTTGAAAGGGACGCCGGTGTTATTCACGGTATGGCAAAAGAATCcatcaagtcatcagcatctgatCAACTAATTAAAACAGAGGAGAGAGAAATTGGCGACACTGGACTGAAGCCTTATTTAATGTATTTGGGCCAGAACAAGGGCTACATATATGCTAGTCTTGTTGCTATTACTAACATTATTTTTGCATCTGGGCAAATATTTCAGAACTCATGGCTTGCTGCTAATGTTCAAAATTCCTGTGTAAGCAAATTGAACCTTGTTCTGGTGTATACAGCCATTGGATTTGGTTCAATCATTTTCTTGCTATCTAGAGCTCTGTTAGTAGTTGATCCTGGTCTCTGGACATCAAGACCTCTATTTGCCCAACTACTTAGTGCCCTATTCTGTGCACCCATGTCTTTCTACCATTCCACTCCACTTGGAAGGATACTTAGCCGT GTATCATCTGATTTAAGCATCATCGATCTTGATCTTCCATTTACAGTGTCCTTCAGTATTTGTGCCACACTAAATGCATATATCAATTTGAGTGTTTTGTGCTTCTTTACCTGGCAAATTTTGCTTGTTGCTGCACCTGTTATCATCATGGCTGTCAAATTGCAG AGATACTACTTAGCCTCCTCAAAGGAATTGATGAGGATCAATGGCACTACAAAATCTCTAGTGGCCAATCATCTTGGAGAATCGATTGCAGGAGCAGTTACAATAAGAGCCTTTAAGCAAGAAGATCGTTTTTTTGCTAAAAGTTTGGAGCTTATCGACAATAATGCAAGCCCATCTTTCCACTGCTTTGCTGCAACTGAATGGTTGACTCAACGTTTGGAGATAATGGGTGCTGCTATTCTTTCCTCGTCCGCACTTGTTATTACTCTTCTTCCTTCAGGAACTTATAGCCCTG GTACAAGATGTTGA